Proteins co-encoded in one Prescottella sp. R16 genomic window:
- the dnaA gene encoding chromosomal replication initiator protein DnaA → MSDDPNALANVWRDVVAELISDTTETRLTKAQRAWLALVRPLTYAQGFALLSVPSPLAQEAIERDLREPILRALNRHLGQPVEGIGVRIAAPEDVAEPELQLTLGERTKAPVEAPEPSTNFAPSQGDSFEGDGTLRRRQRVRAAAETTTDTDVEEVDDDRDALASVHESWPSYFTKPPAGQSAGAVNGNSLNAKYTFDTFVIGASNRFAHAAAVAIAEAPARAYNPLFIWGASGLGKTHLLHAAGHYAQRLFPGLRVKYVSTEEFTNDFINSLRDDRKVAFKRRYRDIDILLVDDIQFIEGKEGIQEEFFHTFNTLHNANKQIVVSSDRPPKQLATLEERLRTRFEWGLITDVQPPELETRIAILSKKARMDRLDVPYDVLELIASRIERNIRELEGALIRVTAFASLNRQALDLKLAEVVLRDLMPDSAALEINASTIMAVTAEYFNTSIDDLCGPGKARPLAQARQIAMYLCRELTDLSLPKIGQTFGRDHTTVMYADKKIRKEMTERRKVYDQVQELTARIKQRSKN, encoded by the coding sequence GTGAGCGACGATCCGAACGCCTTGGCGAATGTCTGGCGCGACGTCGTTGCAGAACTGATCTCCGACACCACCGAGACCCGGCTGACCAAGGCGCAGCGCGCATGGTTGGCGCTGGTCCGGCCCCTGACGTACGCACAGGGTTTCGCGCTGCTGTCGGTGCCGTCACCGCTCGCCCAGGAAGCGATCGAGCGTGATCTGCGCGAGCCGATCCTGCGGGCCCTCAACCGTCACCTCGGGCAGCCCGTCGAAGGGATCGGGGTCCGCATCGCGGCCCCCGAGGACGTCGCCGAGCCGGAACTGCAGCTGACGTTGGGGGAACGCACCAAGGCACCCGTCGAGGCACCCGAACCGAGCACGAACTTCGCGCCGTCACAGGGCGACAGCTTCGAGGGGGACGGCACTCTGCGCCGACGCCAGCGGGTGCGCGCCGCCGCCGAGACCACCACCGACACCGACGTCGAAGAGGTCGACGACGATCGCGACGCCCTGGCCAGCGTGCACGAGTCGTGGCCGTCGTACTTCACGAAGCCGCCGGCCGGACAGTCCGCAGGTGCGGTGAACGGCAACAGCCTCAACGCGAAGTACACGTTCGACACGTTCGTCATCGGCGCGTCCAACCGGTTCGCGCACGCCGCTGCCGTCGCGATCGCCGAGGCACCCGCCCGGGCCTACAACCCACTGTTCATCTGGGGGGCGTCGGGGCTGGGCAAGACGCATCTGCTGCATGCGGCCGGCCACTACGCGCAGCGTCTGTTCCCCGGGCTCCGGGTGAAGTACGTTTCCACCGAGGAGTTCACGAACGACTTCATCAACAGTCTGCGGGACGACCGGAAGGTGGCGTTCAAGCGCCGGTACCGCGACATCGACATCCTGCTCGTCGACGACATCCAGTTCATCGAAGGCAAGGAAGGCATCCAGGAAGAGTTCTTCCACACCTTCAACACACTGCACAACGCGAACAAGCAGATCGTGGTGTCGTCGGATCGGCCGCCGAAACAGCTGGCGACACTCGAGGAGCGGCTGCGCACCCGCTTCGAGTGGGGACTGATCACCGACGTCCAGCCCCCCGAACTCGAGACCCGGATCGCGATCCTGTCGAAGAAGGCACGGATGGACCGGCTGGACGTCCCGTACGACGTCCTCGAGTTGATCGCCAGCCGGATCGAACGCAACATCCGTGAACTCGAGGGGGCGCTGATCCGGGTGACCGCGTTCGCCTCGCTCAACAGGCAGGCGCTCGACCTCAAGCTCGCCGAGGTGGTGCTGCGCGACCTGATGCCCGATTCCGCGGCACTCGAGATCAACGCGTCCACGATCATGGCGGTGACCGCCGAGTACTTCAACACCTCCATCGACGACCTGTGCGGCCCCGGCAAGGCCCGCCCCCTCGCGCAGGCCCGCCAGATCGCGATGTACCTGTGCCGCGAGCTCACCGACCTGTCCCTGCCCAAGATCGGCCAGACGTTCGGCAGGGACCACACCACCGTCATGTACGCGGACAAGAAGATCCGCAAGGAGATGACCGAACGACGCAAGGTGTACGACCAGGTCCAGGAACTCACCGCACGGATCAAGCAACGCTCCAAGAACTGA
- the dnaN gene encoding DNA polymerase III subunit beta, protein MELGSMKFRVAREDFSDSVAWVARSLPSRPPVPVLGGVLLGADEQGLTVSGFDYEVSAQVRVSAEVTTTGQVLVSGKLLADITRALPNKPVDVTVDGTRVLITCGSAKFSLPTMPVEDYPQLPALPEQTGSVPVDVFAEAVGQVAVAAGKDDTLPMLTGIRVEIEGTDVVLAATDRFRLAVRKLEWMPTAGETSAAVLVPAKTLSESAKTLGGSPLAPVGLALGSGSSVGTDGMLGIVADGRRTTTRLLDAEFPKFRQLLPAEHTAMATVEVAPLVDAIKRVALVAERGAQVRLEFGSEGLLLSAGGDDAGRAEEFLDADFQGEPLIIAFNPGYLIDGLSSLHSDRVSFGFTTPSRPAVLRPAGEDIPDRGESGTFAAPDSDYTYLLMPVRLPG, encoded by the coding sequence ATGGAGCTTGGAAGTATGAAGTTTCGCGTTGCTCGGGAGGACTTCTCGGACTCCGTCGCATGGGTCGCGCGCAGCCTGCCGTCCCGGCCCCCGGTTCCCGTCCTCGGCGGTGTACTGCTCGGAGCCGACGAACAGGGCCTGACCGTTTCCGGGTTCGACTACGAGGTCTCCGCTCAGGTCCGGGTCTCCGCCGAGGTCACCACGACCGGTCAGGTCCTCGTCTCCGGCAAGCTGCTCGCCGACATCACCCGGGCACTGCCCAACAAGCCGGTGGACGTCACCGTCGACGGCACCCGTGTGCTGATCACGTGCGGCAGCGCCAAGTTCTCCCTGCCGACGATGCCGGTCGAGGACTACCCGCAGCTGCCGGCGCTGCCCGAACAGACCGGCTCGGTGCCCGTGGACGTGTTCGCCGAGGCCGTCGGCCAGGTCGCCGTCGCCGCCGGCAAGGACGACACCCTGCCGATGCTCACCGGTATCCGCGTCGAGATCGAGGGCACCGACGTCGTGCTCGCCGCCACCGACCGGTTCCGGCTGGCCGTCCGCAAGCTCGAATGGATGCCGACGGCCGGGGAGACCTCCGCCGCCGTCCTGGTGCCCGCCAAGACCCTGTCCGAGTCGGCAAAGACGTTGGGCGGCAGCCCTCTTGCCCCCGTCGGGCTGGCTCTCGGTTCCGGCTCGTCGGTGGGCACCGACGGCATGCTGGGCATCGTCGCCGACGGCCGACGGACCACCACCCGGCTGCTCGACGCCGAGTTCCCGAAGTTCCGTCAGCTCCTGCCCGCCGAGCACACCGCGATGGCGACGGTCGAGGTGGCGCCGCTGGTCGACGCCATCAAGCGTGTCGCGCTGGTCGCCGAGCGGGGCGCCCAGGTCCGTCTCGAGTTCGGTTCGGAGGGGCTGCTGCTGTCCGCCGGCGGCGACGACGCCGGCCGTGCCGAGGAATTCCTCGACGCCGACTTCCAGGGCGAGCCGCTGATCATCGCGTTCAACCCCGGCTACCTCATCGACGGACTGTCGTCGCTGCACTCGGATCGGGTGTCCTTCGGATTCACCACCCCCAGCCGTCCCGCAGTGCTGCGTCCGGCCGGTGAGGACATCCCCGACCGGGGCGAGTCCGGCACCTTCGCGGCACCCGACAGCGACTACACCTACCTGCTGATGCCGGTCCGCCTGCCCGGCTGA
- the gnd gene encoding phosphogluconate dehydrogenase (NAD(+)-dependent, decarboxylating): MQLGLVGLGKMGFPMRDRLRERGHEVVGYDPRPEVTDVDSLEELVSALETPRTVWVMVPAGEITRDTIAALASVLESGDLVIDGGNSRYTDDRGHAELLAASGIGYLDCGVSGGVWGRDEGYGLMVGGSAADVARAEPIFEALRPDGERAGGFVHAGPVGAGHYAKMVHNGVEYGLMQAYAEGYELLAAEELITDVPGVLRAWTHGTVVRSWLLELLVKALDEDPGFAGIGGYVEDSGEGRWTVREALDHAVPTPVISAALFARFSSRQSDSPAMQAVSALRNQFGGHAVHGAGQTGP, from the coding sequence ATGCAGCTCGGACTGGTCGGACTCGGCAAGATGGGTTTCCCCATGCGTGACCGGCTGCGGGAACGCGGCCACGAGGTCGTCGGCTACGACCCGCGGCCGGAGGTCACCGACGTCGACTCACTCGAGGAACTGGTGTCGGCACTCGAGACGCCGCGGACAGTGTGGGTGATGGTGCCCGCCGGGGAGATCACCCGGGACACGATCGCTGCGCTGGCGTCGGTTCTCGAGTCCGGGGATCTGGTGATCGACGGCGGCAACTCCCGGTACACCGACGATCGCGGGCACGCGGAGCTGCTCGCGGCCTCCGGGATCGGATACCTCGACTGCGGTGTCTCCGGCGGTGTCTGGGGACGCGACGAGGGCTACGGCCTGATGGTCGGCGGATCGGCTGCCGACGTGGCGCGGGCCGAACCGATCTTCGAGGCGCTGCGTCCGGATGGGGAGCGAGCCGGTGGCTTCGTCCACGCCGGCCCGGTCGGTGCGGGTCACTACGCCAAGATGGTGCACAACGGCGTCGAATACGGGCTCATGCAGGCGTACGCCGAGGGCTACGAACTGCTCGCGGCCGAGGAGCTGATCACCGACGTGCCCGGCGTGCTGAGGGCCTGGACGCACGGCACCGTCGTGCGGTCGTGGTTGCTCGAGCTGCTGGTGAAGGCGCTCGACGAGGATCCCGGGTTCGCCGGTATCGGCGGATACGTCGAGGATTCGGGGGAGGGCCGCTGGACGGTCCGGGAGGCTCTCGATCATGCGGTGCCCACCCCCGTCATCTCCGCGGCCCTGTTCGCTCGGTTCTCCTCTCGGCAGTCCGATTCCCCTGCCATGCAGGCAGTTTCGGCGTTGAGGAACCAGTTCGGCGGGCACGCAGTGCACGGTGCAGGACAGACGGGGCCGTAG
- the recF gene encoding DNA replication/repair protein RecF produces the protein MFVRKFSVHDFRSWDAVTVDLTPGTTVFVGRNGHGKTNLLEALGYLSTLSSHRVSSDAPLIRAGASQAFAGALVVNHGRELGIDITINDGKANRAKINQSPTRRPREIVGILQTVLFAPEDLSLVRGDPGDRRRFLDELLTTRRPRMAAVRADYDKVLRQRSALLKTAGGALRRGSRSSDGANALATLDVWDGHLAAHGAQLLAARLRLVHDLAPHLVSSYRSLAPESRPASVRYRSSLGSSLPVELLDPARESEPDDVELLEASFLHELSVMRQREIERGVCLVGPHRDDLELFLGDQPAKGFASHGESWSYALSMRLGAFFLLRDDGSDPVLMLDDVFAELDRKRRTALAGVAASAEQVLVTAAVPEDVPDELRATRLAVTAHDVDRGRVSRIAPADVDVTVGGDR, from the coding sequence GTGTTCGTTCGCAAGTTCTCGGTCCACGACTTCCGGTCGTGGGACGCCGTCACGGTGGATCTGACGCCCGGTACCACGGTGTTCGTCGGCCGCAATGGGCACGGCAAGACCAATCTGCTCGAAGCGCTCGGCTACCTGTCGACGCTGTCGTCGCACCGGGTGTCGTCGGACGCGCCCCTGATCCGGGCGGGGGCGTCGCAGGCGTTCGCGGGGGCTCTGGTGGTCAACCACGGCCGCGAACTGGGGATCGACATCACGATCAACGACGGAAAAGCCAACCGCGCCAAGATCAATCAGTCCCCGACCCGGCGTCCCCGGGAAATCGTCGGAATTCTGCAGACGGTGCTGTTCGCGCCCGAGGATCTGTCGCTGGTGCGCGGTGACCCGGGGGACCGGCGCCGGTTCCTCGACGAACTCCTCACCACCCGGCGTCCGCGCATGGCTGCGGTGCGGGCCGACTACGACAAGGTCCTGCGTCAGCGGTCGGCGCTGCTCAAGACCGCGGGCGGTGCGCTGCGTCGTGGATCTCGGTCGTCCGACGGAGCGAATGCTCTTGCAACACTTGATGTCTGGGACGGTCATCTGGCGGCGCACGGCGCGCAGCTGCTGGCCGCCCGGCTGCGTCTCGTGCACGACCTGGCGCCGCATCTGGTGTCGTCGTACCGATCGCTGGCGCCGGAGTCGCGACCCGCGTCCGTCCGGTACCGGAGCAGTCTGGGATCATCGCTTCCTGTCGAATTGCTCGATCCGGCAAGGGAATCCGAACCCGACGACGTCGAGTTACTGGAGGCGAGTTTCCTGCACGAGCTGTCGGTGATGCGGCAACGGGAGATCGAACGCGGCGTGTGTCTGGTGGGTCCGCACCGCGACGACCTCGAACTGTTCCTCGGCGATCAGCCGGCGAAAGGCTTTGCCAGCCACGGTGAATCGTGGTCCTATGCGCTGTCGATGCGACTCGGCGCCTTCTTCCTGCTGCGCGACGACGGCAGCGACCCGGTGCTCATGCTCGACGACGTGTTCGCCGAACTCGACCGCAAGCGTCGCACCGCGCTCGCCGGAGTCGCCGCCTCGGCGGAGCAGGTACTCGTCACCGCCGCGGTGCCCGAGGACGTGCCCGACGAGCTGAGGGCCACCCGGTTGGCGGTGACGGCCCACGACGTCGACCGGGGGCGGGTCTCCCGGATCGCGCCGGCCGATGTGGACGTGACGGTGGGAGGCGACCGATGA
- a CDS encoding DUF721 family protein, with translation MTGSEPEQPEQPELKGVDLARRALEEARAAAKAKGKSVGQGRSSPRGGIRALRPRRRSWSGAGPDERDPQPFGSLIGAVAAQRGWSAQVSEGAVLGRWADIVGPDIASHAAPTGLRDGVLSVSAESTAWATQLRMMQSQLLARIAAAVGDRVVTSLRITGPTAPSWRKGDRHISGRGPRDTYG, from the coding sequence ATGACCGGATCCGAACCGGAACAGCCGGAACAGCCGGAACTGAAGGGCGTCGACCTCGCCCGCCGGGCGCTCGAGGAGGCGCGGGCCGCGGCCAAGGCGAAGGGCAAATCGGTGGGGCAGGGCCGTTCGTCTCCGCGCGGCGGCATCCGGGCGCTGCGGCCCCGGCGCCGGTCGTGGTCGGGGGCAGGACCCGACGAGCGTGATCCGCAGCCGTTCGGTTCGCTGATCGGTGCGGTCGCCGCACAGCGCGGCTGGTCGGCGCAGGTGTCCGAGGGGGCCGTGCTGGGTCGGTGGGCGGACATCGTGGGCCCGGACATCGCCTCGCACGCGGCACCGACCGGGCTGCGGGACGGCGTGCTGAGCGTCTCGGCGGAGTCGACGGCGTGGGCGACGCAGCTGCGGATGATGCAGTCACAGCTTCTCGCGCGGATCGCGGCCGCGGTCGGGGACCGGGTGGTGACGTCGTTGCGGATCACCGGTCCCACCGCGCCGAGCTGGCGAAAGGGCGATCGGCACATCTCGGGGCGGGGCCCGCGGGACACCTACGGCTGA
- a CDS encoding metal-dependent hydrolase, translated as MAALPESSVSSVARTDEPDHILLQARNVEFDWSDLPMHWIPGDPFSTHVLNVLHMLLPAGEEWFVATYKEALPLIDDDKLREDVVGFIGQEAVHAGAHTGVLEHLKARGLDPAPYTDQMHWAFEKLLGPKPLTGRRAQNHLIERLAIIAAVEHITAFLGDWVLNADGLDRAGMHPTMLDLLRWHGAEEVEHRCVAYDVMRYFDKRESRRIRTQLIVTPMIVWLWVRGTRFLMSNDPELANWSASRRRPHLSDFVAAGKRGTLPTATELGKRMATYFRRDYHPGKEGSTAQAVAYLASSPAAQAATR; from the coding sequence ATGGCAGCCCTCCCCGAGTCCTCGGTGTCCTCCGTCGCACGCACGGACGAACCGGACCACATCCTGTTGCAGGCGCGGAACGTCGAGTTCGACTGGTCGGACCTGCCGATGCACTGGATACCCGGCGATCCGTTCAGCACTCACGTCCTCAACGTCCTGCACATGTTGCTGCCGGCCGGGGAAGAGTGGTTCGTCGCCACGTACAAGGAGGCATTGCCGCTGATCGACGACGACAAGCTACGGGAGGACGTCGTCGGATTCATCGGTCAGGAGGCCGTGCACGCCGGCGCGCACACCGGAGTGCTCGAGCACCTGAAGGCCCGCGGCCTCGATCCGGCGCCGTACACCGACCAGATGCACTGGGCGTTCGAGAAACTGCTCGGGCCCAAGCCGCTCACCGGGCGCCGCGCCCAGAACCACCTGATCGAGCGTCTCGCGATCATCGCCGCCGTCGAGCACATCACGGCCTTCCTCGGTGACTGGGTGCTCAACGCGGACGGCCTCGACCGCGCCGGTATGCATCCGACGATGCTCGATCTGCTGCGCTGGCACGGCGCCGAGGAGGTCGAGCACCGGTGCGTGGCCTACGACGTCATGCGCTACTTCGACAAGCGGGAGTCGCGGCGCATCCGCACCCAGCTGATCGTCACCCCGATGATCGTGTGGCTGTGGGTGCGCGGCACCCGGTTCCTCATGAGCAACGACCCGGAACTGGCGAACTGGTCCGCATCCCGCCGTCGCCCCCACCTGTCCGACTTCGTGGCGGCAGGAAAGCGTGGAACCCTGCCCACCGCAACAGAATTGGGTAAACGCATGGCGACCTACTTCCGTCGGGACTACCACCCCGGCAAGGAAGGGTCGACGGCGCAGGCGGTCGCCTACCTGGCGTCCTCCCCGGCCGCGCAGGCGGCGACGCGGTGA
- a CDS encoding PDR/VanB family oxidoreductase, with protein sequence MKLPRVRDLLSGSEELTRPAPPPDLQGRGRPDRAMTIVEAVADKYLRVLTAYDYDPASAGHNPDSALTLVVTDRTIVAEDENVAALTFAAVDGADLPAWQPGCHLDFHLPSGRRRQYSLCGDPADRRHYRIAVRSIPDGGGGSTEMHGLAPGTTVTVRGPRNGFPFVSDGSALFVAGGIGITPILPMVRAARRAGMDWRFVYSGRSRESMPFLDEIGTWEPDRVFVRPDDEFGLPTATDLLAGAPARGAVYCCGPTPMLDAVRGGFADSGATALHFERFGPPPVLGGVPFEVQLVSTGEVLEVPADDSALEVIRERLPDVGYSCRQGFCGTCKVRVLSGTPEHRERRLSPQERQDHMLICVSRADGGRLILDL encoded by the coding sequence GTGAAGCTGCCCCGCGTGCGCGACCTGCTCTCCGGATCCGAGGAACTGACCCGGCCCGCGCCGCCCCCGGATCTGCAGGGCCGGGGCCGGCCCGACCGGGCCATGACGATCGTCGAGGCGGTCGCCGACAAGTACCTGCGGGTACTCACGGCGTACGACTACGACCCCGCCAGCGCCGGTCACAACCCGGACAGTGCGCTGACGCTCGTCGTCACCGACCGCACGATCGTCGCCGAGGACGAGAATGTCGCCGCCCTGACGTTCGCGGCCGTCGACGGCGCCGACCTGCCCGCGTGGCAGCCCGGCTGCCACCTCGACTTCCATCTGCCGTCGGGTCGACGACGGCAGTACTCGCTGTGCGGCGATCCCGCCGACCGCCGGCACTACCGGATCGCGGTGCGTTCGATCCCCGACGGTGGTGGCGGTTCGACCGAGATGCACGGTCTCGCGCCGGGCACGACGGTCACGGTTCGCGGGCCGCGCAACGGCTTCCCGTTCGTGTCCGACGGCAGCGCCCTGTTCGTCGCCGGCGGCATCGGGATCACCCCGATCCTCCCGATGGTCCGTGCCGCTCGCCGCGCCGGAATGGACTGGCGGTTCGTGTACTCCGGACGTTCCCGCGAGTCGATGCCGTTCCTCGACGAGATCGGCACGTGGGAGCCGGACCGCGTGTTCGTCCGCCCCGACGACGAATTCGGTCTGCCCACCGCCACGGACCTCCTGGCCGGCGCGCCGGCCAGGGGAGCGGTGTACTGCTGCGGCCCCACCCCGATGCTCGACGCGGTCCGCGGCGGCTTCGCCGACTCGGGGGCCACCGCGCTGCACTTCGAACGGTTCGGTCCACCGCCGGTTCTCGGAGGTGTCCCGTTCGAGGTGCAGCTGGTGAGCACCGGTGAGGTGCTCGAGGTGCCCGCCGACGACTCGGCACTCGAGGTGATCCGGGAGAGACTGCCCGACGTCGGCTACTCGTGCCGGCAGGGGTTCTGCGGAACCTGCAAGGTGCGGGTGCTGTCCGGCACCCCGGAACACCGGGAGCGCCGACTGTCCCCGCAGGAGCGGCAGGACCACATGCTGATCTGCGTCTCCCGTGCCGACGGCGGCCGGTTGATCCTCGATCTCTGA
- a CDS encoding alpha/beta fold hydrolase — translation MTTFHVKPRFVTRGDVRLAVFEQGNPDGETLLLVHGWPDTHDLWQHVIPHLAETFRIVSYDTRGAGASSTPAAVSAYALPELARDLFAVIDAVSPDAPVHVLAHDWGSVETWEAVCEPGAEKRIASYTSISGPNLDHLGTWVRERLAQRRFTGPLAQAVASSYTVLFQIPVVGTLPFRLGMSRIWPTFLRFFDGMDASLVRPAPTLRTDMITGLKRYRANIRPRLRHPRERRTDVPVQLILNRRDRAVRPVGYEDTGRWVPNLRRRELDAGHWSPISHAGDVARLTADFVGDLRLDTTTDSRGGGTA, via the coding sequence ATGACCACGTTTCACGTGAAACCACGCTTCGTCACCCGCGGCGACGTCCGGCTCGCCGTGTTCGAGCAGGGCAACCCGGACGGTGAGACCCTGCTGCTGGTGCACGGCTGGCCCGACACCCACGACCTGTGGCAGCACGTGATCCCGCACCTGGCCGAGACGTTCCGGATCGTCTCCTACGACACCCGCGGTGCCGGTGCCAGCTCGACACCGGCCGCGGTGTCGGCGTACGCGCTGCCCGAACTCGCCCGCGACCTCTTTGCAGTGATCGACGCCGTCAGCCCCGACGCCCCGGTACACGTGCTCGCCCACGACTGGGGCTCGGTCGAAACCTGGGAGGCGGTGTGCGAGCCCGGCGCCGAGAAGCGGATCGCGTCGTACACGTCGATCTCCGGACCCAACCTCGACCACCTCGGCACCTGGGTGCGGGAGCGGCTCGCACAGCGGCGCTTCACCGGGCCGCTCGCGCAGGCGGTGGCGTCGTCGTACACGGTGCTGTTCCAGATCCCGGTCGTCGGCACCCTGCCGTTCCGGTTGGGGATGTCCCGGATCTGGCCGACGTTCCTGCGGTTCTTCGACGGAATGGACGCATCGCTCGTCCGTCCCGCACCGACGCTGCGGACGGACATGATCACCGGACTGAAGCGGTACCGGGCCAACATCCGGCCGCGGCTGCGGCACCCGCGGGAGCGGCGCACCGACGTTCCGGTGCAGCTGATCCTGAACCGGCGCGACAGGGCGGTGCGTCCCGTCGGCTACGAGGACACCGGACGGTGGGTGCCGAACCTGCGCCGCCGCGAACTCGACGCCGGGCACTGGTCGCCGATCTCGCACGCCGGGGACGTCGCACGACTCACGGCCGACTTCGTCGGCGACCTCCGCCTCGACACGACGACGGACAGTCGTGGAGGTGGCACTGCGTAG
- the gyrB gene encoding DNA topoisomerase (ATP-hydrolyzing) subunit B, whose protein sequence is MAAQKSDKSNTYGASSITVLEGLEAVRKRPGMYIGSTGERGLHHLIWEVVDNSVDEAMAGYASKVEVTILEDGGIQVVDDGRGIPVAMHASGAPTVEVVMTQLHAGGKFDSDAYAVSGGLHGVGISVVNALSTKVEVEIAVDGHHWTQTYDHAKPGPLVQGAPTSETGTTVRFWADPEIFETTTYNFETVARRLQEMAFLNKGLTITFTDERVAEEEVTDDVVSATADAPKTEEEAAAQKAPKVKSRIYHYPGGLEDYVRFINRTKQPIHNSVVGFTAKGTGHELEIAMQWNSGYSESVHTFANTINTHEGGTHEEGFRAALTNVVKRYAKDKKLVKDKDPELSGDDIREGLAAIISVKVSEPQFEGQTKTKLGNTEVKSFVQKACNEHIAHWFESNPADAKTIVTKAVSSAQARNAARKARELVRRKSATDIGGLPGKLADCRSNDPSKCEIYIVEGDSAGGSAKSGRDSMYQAILPLRGKIINVEKARIDRVLKNAEVQSIITAFGTGIHDEFDISKLRYHKIVLMADADVDGQHIATLLLTLLFRFMRPLVEQGHVYLAQPPLYKLKWQKGAAPEFAYSDRERDGLLQAGLASGKKINTDDGIQRYKGLGEMNAKELWETTMDPSVRVLRQVTLDDAAAADELFSVLMGEDVEARRSFITRNAKDVRFLDV, encoded by the coding sequence GTGGCTGCCCAGAAGTCAGACAAGAGCAACACTTACGGCGCTTCCTCCATCACCGTCCTGGAGGGACTCGAAGCCGTCCGCAAGCGACCCGGCATGTACATCGGTTCCACCGGTGAACGCGGCCTGCACCACCTGATCTGGGAGGTCGTCGACAACTCGGTCGACGAGGCGATGGCCGGCTACGCGAGCAAGGTCGAGGTGACCATCCTCGAGGACGGTGGCATCCAGGTCGTCGACGACGGCCGCGGTATCCCCGTCGCGATGCACGCCTCCGGTGCCCCCACCGTCGAGGTCGTCATGACCCAGCTGCACGCCGGCGGCAAGTTCGATTCCGACGCCTACGCGGTGTCCGGTGGTCTGCACGGTGTCGGTATCTCGGTCGTCAACGCACTCTCGACCAAGGTCGAGGTCGAGATCGCGGTCGACGGTCACCACTGGACACAGACCTACGACCACGCCAAGCCGGGCCCGCTCGTGCAGGGCGCGCCGACGTCGGAGACCGGCACCACCGTCCGGTTCTGGGCCGACCCCGAGATCTTCGAGACCACCACCTACAACTTCGAGACGGTCGCCCGCCGCCTGCAGGAGATGGCGTTCCTCAACAAGGGTCTCACCATCACCTTCACCGACGAGCGCGTCGCGGAGGAAGAGGTCACCGACGACGTCGTCAGCGCCACTGCCGACGCCCCGAAGACCGAGGAAGAAGCCGCCGCGCAGAAGGCCCCCAAGGTCAAGTCGCGGATCTACCACTACCCGGGCGGCCTCGAGGACTACGTGCGGTTCATCAACCGCACCAAGCAGCCGATCCACAACTCGGTCGTCGGATTCACCGCGAAGGGCACCGGCCACGAGCTCGAGATCGCGATGCAGTGGAACTCCGGCTACTCGGAGTCGGTGCACACGTTCGCCAACACCATCAACACCCACGAGGGCGGCACCCACGAGGAAGGCTTCCGTGCGGCGCTCACCAACGTGGTGAAGCGGTACGCCAAGGACAAGAAGCTCGTCAAGGACAAGGATCCGGAGCTGTCCGGCGACGACATCCGCGAGGGCCTGGCCGCGATCATCTCGGTGAAGGTGTCCGAGCCGCAGTTCGAGGGCCAGACCAAGACCAAGCTCGGCAACACCGAGGTCAAGTCGTTCGTGCAGAAGGCGTGCAACGAGCACATCGCGCACTGGTTCGAATCGAACCCGGCCGATGCCAAGACCATCGTCACCAAGGCGGTGTCGTCGGCGCAGGCCCGCAACGCGGCCCGCAAGGCCCGGGAACTGGTGCGCCGCAAGAGCGCCACCGACATCGGCGGCCTGCCCGGCAAGCTCGCCGACTGCCGCTCCAACGATCCGAGCAAGTGCGAGATCTACATCGTGGAGGGCGACTCCGCCGGCGGCTCGGCCAAGTCCGGTCGCGACTCGATGTACCAGGCGATCCTGCCGCTGCGCGGCAAGATCATCAACGTCGAGAAGGCCCGCATCGACCGTGTCCTCAAGAACGCCGAGGTGCAGTCGATCATCACCGCGTTCGGCACCGGCATCCACGACGAGTTCGACATCTCCAAGCTGCGCTACCACAAGATCGTGCTCATGGCCGACGCCGACGTCGACGGCCAGCACATCGCGACGCTGCTGCTGACGCTGCTGTTCCGGTTCATGCGCCCGCTCGTCGAGCAGGGCCACGTCTACCTGGCGCAGCCGCCGCTGTACAAGCTCAAGTGGCAGAAGGGTGCCGCGCCGGAGTTCGCGTACTCCGACCGCGAGCGCGACGGCCTGCTCCAGGCCGGTCTGGCGTCGGGCAAGAAGATCAACACCGACGACGGCATCCAGCGTTACAAGGGCCTCGGCGAGATGAACGCCAAGGAACTGTGGGAGACCACGATGGATCCGAGCGTCCGCGTCCTGCGTCAGGTCACCCTCGACGATGCCGCGGCCGCCGACGAACTGTTCAGCGTGCTCATGGGCGAGGACGTCGAGGCACGTCGCAGCTTCATCACCCGCAACGCCAAGG